The following are encoded in a window of Kaistia algarum genomic DNA:
- a CDS encoding SLC5/6 family protein gives MIGETRLKPTALWAAIAMVVGIGIVEALDQFGAPPMLAAFFPLLPIAIVLIAGLRMGSLTFTDMIRGGAFGETATGWAVAGLSTGAVLLVAAPMATAFGGFEGLLLLAALLAGFGLAAFLLVPTLRATSEPTLAAAIGTRFGSGARSLAAIAIGLALVPLLAAEASLAGLMASRMLGVSAGPVRDGLIVLALIACLIGGVRAALAMAAIATPIVALAYWTPVAIVSLDLSAFPMPWIGLAEGAMASAPARVSGTIVLALVICLVAGVATLPTLLLPAWSKRKRPTGPRSRWIAFCVAGALILAAPSYALLGSGLGIDATVNPAGLVLNFAGSASLSALPSVLLIGGLLVAALVAATALLATAAAGIGNDLYAELIEGSAPEGRRIFIARLSMVVIALCAAGLSRATQDDVALLAGSGLSISAASLGPLLLVGWPIRSVGSVAAVSAISVGLWLTVADIGLALLFPDVAGRFLGMGTIAPTVLGPTGWFGLPVALSGMTGVIFGVITLWAVTELPRTDWRRLGIKLQQAGATTLAAARRTAEQVRPKAAAVPSASEPSPAASLPTSDTPMANPVSPTEPVAMSSSSPPTQSAAPAAETPAS, from the coding sequence GTGATCGGTGAAACGCGTTTGAAGCCGACGGCCCTCTGGGCAGCCATCGCCATGGTGGTGGGGATCGGTATCGTGGAGGCGCTCGATCAGTTCGGCGCGCCGCCGATGCTGGCCGCGTTCTTCCCGCTGCTGCCGATCGCCATCGTCCTGATCGCCGGCCTGCGCATGGGCAGCCTGACCTTCACCGACATGATCCGCGGTGGCGCCTTTGGCGAGACGGCGACGGGATGGGCGGTCGCCGGCCTTTCCACCGGCGCGGTGCTGCTGGTCGCGGCGCCGATGGCGACCGCCTTCGGTGGCTTTGAAGGTCTCCTTCTCCTTGCCGCGCTGCTGGCTGGATTCGGGCTGGCCGCTTTCCTGCTCGTACCGACGCTGCGAGCCACGAGCGAGCCTACCTTGGCCGCAGCCATCGGCACTCGCTTCGGCAGCGGCGCCCGATCGCTTGCCGCGATCGCGATCGGCCTCGCGCTGGTCCCCCTCCTCGCCGCAGAGGCCTCGCTTGCCGGGCTCATGGCGTCGCGCATGCTCGGCGTGTCCGCCGGGCCCGTACGCGACGGCCTGATCGTGCTGGCGTTGATCGCATGCCTGATCGGCGGGGTACGGGCCGCCCTCGCCATGGCGGCGATCGCGACGCCGATCGTTGCCCTCGCCTATTGGACGCCAGTCGCCATCGTCTCGCTCGATTTGAGCGCGTTTCCCATGCCGTGGATCGGACTTGCCGAGGGCGCGATGGCGAGTGCGCCGGCGCGCGTGTCGGGGACAATCGTTCTGGCGCTGGTCATCTGTCTCGTCGCTGGCGTCGCCACGCTGCCGACGCTGCTGCTGCCGGCATGGTCGAAGCGGAAGCGTCCGACGGGTCCGCGCAGCCGCTGGATCGCCTTCTGTGTCGCCGGCGCCCTCATCCTGGCGGCGCCGAGCTACGCTCTGCTCGGCAGCGGCCTCGGCATTGACGCGACCGTCAACCCGGCAGGCCTGGTGCTCAACTTCGCTGGAAGCGCCAGCCTTTCCGCCCTGCCCTCCGTGCTGCTCATCGGCGGGCTGTTGGTCGCGGCGCTCGTCGCTGCCACGGCCCTGCTCGCCACAGCGGCGGCGGGAATCGGCAATGATCTTTATGCCGAGCTTATCGAGGGCTCGGCGCCGGAGGGCCGGCGGATCTTCATCGCGCGGCTTTCGATGGTCGTTATCGCCCTTTGCGCAGCAGGTCTCTCCCGGGCGACGCAGGACGATGTGGCGCTGCTTGCCGGCAGTGGACTTTCGATCAGCGCCGCCAGCCTCGGCCCGCTGCTGCTCGTCGGCTGGCCCATCCGAAGCGTCGGCTCGGTCGCCGCCGTCTCCGCCATTTCGGTCGGGCTCTGGCTGACCGTCGCCGATATCGGCCTCGCCCTCCTGTTCCCGGATGTCGCCGGCCGGTTCCTCGGCATGGGCACGATCGCCCCGACCGTGCTCGGCCCGACGGGCTGGTTCGGATTGCCGGTGGCCCTTTCGGGGATGACCGGCGTGATCTTCGGCGTCATCACGCTATGGGCCGTGACGGAGCTGCCGCGCACGGATTGGCGCAGGCTCGGCATCAAGCTTCAGCAGGCCGGGGCGACGACGCTCGCCGCCGCCCGCCGCACGGCCGAACAGGTCCGACCGAAAGCGGCGGCGGTTCCTTCGGCCTCAGAACCTTCTCCGGCGGCCTCCCTTCCAACCAGCGACACGCCAATGGCCAATCCGGTGTCGCCGACCGAACCAGTCGCCATGTCGTCCTCCAGCCCGCCAACCCAATCGGCTGCCCCGGCGGCCGAAACTCCTGCATCCTGA
- the pip gene encoding prolyl aminopeptidase, with amino-acid sequence MPADSFVEPPRKQLFPSIEPYAVHRLKVSDLHEIYVEECGNPNGKPVLMVHGGPGAGCGPNMRRYHDPEAYRIILFDQRGCGRSSPHAELRENTTWDLVADMERIREHLGIDRWQIFGGSWGSCLGLAYAETHPERVSEMLLRGIFTLRQSELLWFYQEGASWILPEAFEAYQSEIPEAERGDMIGAYYKRLTGDDEATRLSAARAWSMWEGGALSLLPDPSRVAAFGSPYYALAFARIECHYFVHRGFFDRDDHLLAHADRIADIPGAIIHGRYDLCTPVAIAYELSKVWPKAELRIVPDGGHAMSEPGLVHELVAATERFKTA; translated from the coding sequence GTGCCAGCCGACAGCTTCGTCGAGCCGCCCCGCAAGCAGCTCTTCCCGTCGATCGAGCCCTATGCCGTCCACCGCCTCAAGGTCTCTGACCTGCATGAGATTTATGTCGAGGAATGTGGCAATCCGAACGGCAAGCCCGTGTTGATGGTCCATGGCGGGCCGGGCGCCGGCTGCGGACCCAACATGCGGCGCTATCACGACCCCGAGGCCTATCGGATCATTCTCTTCGATCAGCGCGGCTGTGGCCGGTCCAGCCCGCATGCGGAGCTACGGGAGAACACGACCTGGGACCTCGTGGCCGACATGGAGCGTATCCGCGAGCATCTCGGCATCGATCGCTGGCAGATCTTCGGCGGGTCCTGGGGCTCCTGCCTCGGCCTCGCCTATGCCGAAACCCACCCCGAACGGGTAAGCGAAATGCTGCTGCGCGGCATCTTCACGCTGAGGCAGAGCGAGTTGCTGTGGTTTTACCAGGAGGGCGCTTCCTGGATCCTGCCGGAGGCGTTCGAGGCGTATCAGTCCGAGATCCCCGAGGCAGAGCGTGGCGACATGATCGGCGCCTATTACAAACGCCTGACGGGAGACGATGAAGCCACGCGGCTGAGCGCAGCGCGCGCCTGGAGCATGTGGGAGGGCGGCGCGCTGTCCCTGCTTCCCGATCCGAGCCGCGTTGCTGCCTTCGGGTCGCCCTATTACGCGCTCGCCTTCGCGCGGATCGAATGCCACTACTTCGTCCATCGCGGCTTTTTCGATCGCGACGACCATCTGCTTGCCCATGCCGATCGGATCGCCGACATTCCGGGCGCGATCATCCATGGGCGCTACGATCTCTGCACCCCGGTGGCGATCGCCTATGAGCTTTCCAAGGTCTGGCCGAAGGCCGAGTTGCGGATCGTCCCGGACGGCGGCCACGCCATGTCGGAGCCCGGCCTCGTGCATGAACTCGTCGCGGCGACAGAGCGGTTCAAGACCGCCTGA
- a CDS encoding MerR family transcriptional regulator: MAQFADISRDDIDATGIPDGNRQTSFTIGDLSREFGVTLRTLRFYEDKGLLNPSRDGLNRIYSRRDRGRLKLVLMGKKVGFSLMEIKDMLELYDLKDGQVQQMQLALRRFNEQIGILEGQKVEIEKALDELRRTVHVVSGLLRQKEAGGGS; the protein is encoded by the coding sequence ATGGCGCAGTTTGCCGATATTTCGAGAGACGACATCGATGCGACGGGAATTCCCGACGGCAATCGGCAGACGAGCTTTACCATCGGGGATCTGTCGCGCGAATTCGGCGTGACGCTGCGCACCTTGCGCTTCTATGAGGACAAGGGCCTGCTCAATCCGAGCCGCGACGGCCTGAACCGTATCTATTCCCGGCGCGATCGTGGCCGGCTCAAACTTGTGCTCATGGGCAAGAAGGTCGGCTTCTCGCTCATGGAGATCAAGGACATGCTGGAGCTCTACGACCTGAAGGACGGTCAGGTGCAGCAGATGCAACTGGCGCTCCGGCGGTTCAACGAGCAGATCGGCATCCTGGAGGGGCAGAAGGTCGAGATCGAAAAGGCGCTCGATGAGCTGCGCCGTACGGTGCATGTCGTCAGCGGACTGTTACGGCAGAAGGAAGCCGGCGGCGGCAGTTGA